AGAGCCGACGGCGGTGTATGCGAACCCATTCCGCTCGATATGACATCACGAGAAAGCATTCGCTCAGCGCTTGCTCAGGCAAAGGCGAAGCTTGGGACCGTGCAGATCTTGGTCAATAACGCCGGCATTCCCGATGCGGAGCGCGCCATTAAGATGTCAGATGAGCTCACTGATGCGGTATTTGATACAAATTTAGTCGGTCCTTGGGTGTTGTCGTGTGAAGTGGCCCGCGAGCTCATCGCGCAAAAAATGACCGGGAGGATCGTCAATATCGCCTCTGTTGCTGCCTTCAGTATTACGGGCGCCGTGGCGACAACGCTCTACTCGACCACCAAAAGTGCGGTTGTGCGGATGACCGAATCGCATGCTATGGAGTGGGCACGCAACCACATCAATGTAAATTGCATTGCTCCCGGCGCTTTCTCGAGCGAGATGATGGACGGGATGCTTTCTCGGGTGGGTGATATATCTCAAGGATTCCCCCGAAAACGCATTTGCGACCCAGCACAAATGGATAGCACGTTGCTCTTCCTCGTGTCGCCCGCCTCAGAGTGTGTCACGGGCACCGTGATTAAAATTGATGACGGACAGGGACCACGCTGATGAGCTTAGTGGGCGCGCTGAATTTTTCCGGGAAAAAAGTGCTCGTATGCGGAGGCTCCGATGGTATCGGCTACGGAGTGGCTATAGCGTTTCTCGAGGCAGGAGCGGAGGTCTCGATAACAGGTACGCGACCTGCTGATCATTACGAAAACGACTTCAGTCATTTCACCTACCATCAATTCGATGTACAGAACCCAGATGCCATTACTGCCCTAGCTTCCAAATTCAGCGAGCTGGATGTCATGGCTAATTGCATTGGCGCTGTTCTCTGGAAAAAGGAGGAGTTTGAGCGCGCAGGTTTTGAAAAGATCATCAGTATCAATCTGACAGGCGCTATGCAGCTCTGTACTGAGTTCTACCCACTTTTACAGGTCAATGCCGGCTGCATAGTGAATGTTGATTCGGTGGTCACCCTCAGCGCAGCCGTAAACAATCCTGCGTATAGCGCAAGTAAGGCAGGCCTTGTTCAGCTCACCAAAGCTCTTGCGAAAAAATGGGGGCCCACTGGCGTTCGTGTCAACACAGTCGCACCGGGTATGGTCCCCACTAAGATGACCGTGAATCAGTCGGGGGAGGAGAACGAGGCAAGGTTTAAGCAGACAAACCCAATACCCCGATTTGGGCGCCCAGAGGATATCGCCGGCGGTGTTCTATTTCTCGCCTCACCCTTGGCCGCCTATGTCACAGGTCAGCAAATCGTGATTGATGGCGGACTGACGCTATAACCTGAAGAGCCCTCGCGTTGTATGTCGTTTGCGCCGTCGTGTTGGGCGAGGCTGATCCAATTTCTGGCATCTATTATTCTCGCATCTCAAACACAACGACGCACCGCGACGTGGGCCACTTGGCTTTTATAGCCCGTCAGAGCGATTTGACGGAGTGCGCCGCGTTACCCCATAAAGTTGCGAAGTGCGTAAGACCCCAAGGTTTCGGCAACTACAGTGCCATTCGTGTCGGTGAGCACTGCCTTCTGTTGAAAATCGTACCTTCCCGTCTCCTCAAGTTTTGAATTCATTTCAAGTGCTTGATCGGCACCAAAATATGCCGTCGCAGTGATATCAGTCATGGCCGGCGCTTTAAAGTCAATCTTGAGATCACGAACGACTGGCTGGAACTTGCGCGGATTAT
The Candidatus Paraluminiphilus aquimaris genome window above contains:
- a CDS encoding PaaI family thioesterase, encoding MDLVAFEAGAKKNCPIYEFLGLTVLEAENGVFKATIPNSKAAGNHIGIMHAGVLFSLGEFLGGLITARYLDNPRKFQPVVRDLKIDFKAPAMTDITATAYFGADQALEMNSKLEETGRYDFQQKAVLTDTNGTVVAETLGSYALRNFMG
- a CDS encoding SDR family NAD(P)-dependent oxidoreductase, which encodes MSDFPLPNVSTDLSGQVAFVTGTTSGLGKRFAKVLAACGAKVALTGRRADRLESLAQEIRADGGVCEPIPLDMTSRESIRSALAQAKAKLGTVQILVNNAGIPDAERAIKMSDELTDAVFDTNLVGPWVLSCEVARELIAQKMTGRIVNIASVAAFSITGAVATTLYSTTKSAVVRMTESHAMEWARNHINVNCIAPGAFSSEMMDGMLSRVGDISQGFPRKRICDPAQMDSTLLFLVSPASECVTGTVIKIDDGQGPR
- a CDS encoding SDR family NAD(P)-dependent oxidoreductase translates to MSLVGALNFSGKKVLVCGGSDGIGYGVAIAFLEAGAEVSITGTRPADHYENDFSHFTYHQFDVQNPDAITALASKFSELDVMANCIGAVLWKKEEFERAGFEKIISINLTGAMQLCTEFYPLLQVNAGCIVNVDSVVTLSAAVNNPAYSASKAGLVQLTKALAKKWGPTGVRVNTVAPGMVPTKMTVNQSGEENEARFKQTNPIPRFGRPEDIAGGVLFLASPLAAYVTGQQIVIDGGLTL